The DNA sequence GTCCTGGCAGTCCAGATCATGAAACACGTTTGAAAAGAACACTTTATTGAAGCCTCCGGGCAAATCAGAAGAGCATATGTCCTTTTCAATTATCTGCACGTTCTTTATCCCGTTGCTTGCAATGTTTTTCCTTATTGCATCCACCCCTGCACTGTTATGCTCAAAGGCATATACCATTCCATCCCCGATTAACTGGGCGAACTTTACTGCATAGAATCCGTCGCCTGAACCAAAATCAATTATGACATCCCCTTTCCCTGCATTCACAAGCTCCTCAATTCTGGCAAAGGGTATGTGGTCCTCCCTCGTCTGCCTCACGCGGTCATAGTTATGGTGCTCCATTCCTGATTAGTTTAAGCGGAGATAATAGGTTTTTCATATTCTGGCAATTTCATTAGACGGGAAAAGAGGAACAAATATAATCTGAGAATTTATCACTCAATGTGGAGAAGCTATTTTTCAACATGGTCTCGAGCGGAAGCAGCGGAAACTGTTCGCTTCTCTGGGACCAGGACAACCTCATCGTGATCGATTTCGGGATATCACTCAGGAGGCTCAGGAGCAGGTTAAGCGACCTGAAGATAGATTTCGGTGATATCTCGCTGTTCATAAGCCACGAGCACAGCGACCATTCCAGCGGAGTCAGGACGCTTATGAGGAATCTTCCCACAGATGTTTACACCAGGCAGGGAACTGCTGATTCACTTTCCCTAAAGGATGCTTTCGCCATAAGGGACTCCGTCGTGATTGGAAATTTCACCGTCACTCCCATAACTGTATCACACGACGCTGCGGATCCGGTTGTTTATGTCATAAAGAATGGCAGGGCAAAGATTTCCGTGGTGTCCGACCTCGGGTTTGTATCGCCGGAACTGATCGGCGCGATGAGCGGTTCCCAGATAGTGGCTCTTGAGGCCAACCATGACGTCGACATGCTGAAGTCGGGAAGTTACCCGTTCATGCTGAAAAAGAGGATACTCAGCGATCACGGACACCTTTCAAATATACAGACAGCAGAGGCCTTGGAAAAACTCAGCGGGCCATCCACGCGAATAGTGCTCACCCACCTCAGCCAGGAGAACAATCTCCCGGATCTTGCCAGGCAGATTGTAAGCGATCACCTTTCCAACCGCGGCATAGAATACATGTCCATAGAGTGCGCTTCGCAGGATATGGGCTCCTCATTATACGACATAGAGATTTTCTAGCATGAATTGATATAGTAATATGGAAACCATAGGATTCATAGGCCTGGGAAAGATGCGAAACCCGATTACCCGGCACATAATGAGCAAATTTCCCATAACTGCTGTGTACAACCGTAGCGCCTCAAAAGCCCAGTGGTTCAGGAGCAATGGCGTGGAAGTGTGCTCCACCCCTGCTGACCTTGCCCGGAAGTGCTCTATTATTTTCACGATGCTCACCGATTCAGAAGCCGTGAAGAGCGTTGTTTCCGGAAAGGACGGAGTCATTGAAGGTCTTCACCCCGGATCTCTGCTGGTTGATGTCAGCACGATATATCCAGAAGATTCTGAGATGCTGGCAGCCAAAGTCAGGGAGGCTGGATCGGAAATGATCGATTCCCCGGTCATCGGCAGCGTCGATCTTGCCACCAGCGGAACGCTAACAATAGCTGTTGGCGGATCCGATGAATCTTTCCGGAGAGCCACGCCAATCCTGGAAACATTCGGGAAGAAAGTGGTGCATGTCGGACCAAACGGATACGGCCTGAGGGTGAAACTGCTTAACAACATGATCATGGGATCGAACTATGCCATCCTGTGCGAGGCTATATCCATGGGAGAGAAGGCCGGAATCAGTACTGGAATGCTGGAAGAGATATTCTC is a window from the Thermoplasmatales archaeon genome containing:
- a CDS encoding precorrin-6B methylase; amino-acid sequence: MEHHNYDRVRQTREDHIPFARIEELVNAGKGDVIIDFGSGDGFYAVKFAQLIGDGMVYAFEHNSAGVDAIRKNIASNGIKNVQIIEKDICSSDLPGGFNKVFFSNVFHDLDCQDKLLDRLGRIAGLEITFIEFKPDTPFGPPRDIRFSSEALAGKLGRHGFDLVKEIEFEYHYAQKYRARQNR
- a CDS encoding Metallo-beta-lactamase superfamily protein — encoded protein: MEKLFFNMVSSGSSGNCSLLWDQDNLIVIDFGISLRRLRSRLSDLKIDFGDISLFISHEHSDHSSGVRTLMRNLPTDVYTRQGTADSLSLKDAFAIRDSVVIGNFTVTPITVSHDAADPVVYVIKNGRAKISVVSDLGFVSPELIGAMSGSQIVALEANHDVDMLKSGSYPFMLKKRILSDHGHLSNIQTAEALEKLSGPSTRIVLTHLSQENNLPDLARQIVSDHLSNRGIEYMSIECASQDMGSSLYDIEIF
- a CDS encoding tartronate semialdehyde reductase; translation: METIGFIGLGKMRNPITRHIMSKFPITAVYNRSASKAQWFRSNGVEVCSTPADLARKCSIIFTMLTDSEAVKSVVSGKDGVIEGLHPGSLLVDVSTIYPEDSEMLAAKVREAGSEMIDSPVIGSVDLATSGTLTIAVGGSDESFRRATPILETFGKKVVHVGPNGYGLRVKLLNNMIMGSNYAILCEAISMGEKAGISTGMLEEIFSGGGANSRTLEMKGKRMIEKNYDPQFLLAHQLKDIKYGLRMSMDTFSPAPLTSAAAAMYEAAYNEGLGEQDYSALIETYRKVNRKA